Sequence from the Phaeodactylum tricornutum CCAP 1055/1 chromosome 20, whole genome shotgun sequence genome:
AACTCGGGATCAATCGTTTTGTGGACGAGGACAATGCATCTGCTGATACGGTGCCCCGGAGTGTCGTTTCCAATCTGACCGTGAACTCCGACGACTGGAGCTTTGGCTCCGATCATTGTGACGATGTCTCGCGTCCAGAGCGGTCTCGGAATGTCTTGCGCGAAGTAGAGATTGAATGGCCTGAAGACAGCGTAGATGCATGCCAAGTGAGTGACAATTTAAGTACCATTTTCCGCCACGCTGCCGCCATCACCGAAGAGAATGAAGATTGCCTGATGCCAACATCCTCTGGGGGGCACAATTTTGGAGTAGATAATCTAAGCCAAATCCTACGGTCGGCAGCTGCCAAGGAAACGAGGCGGAAAAAGGTCAAGCGTATGAAACCTGTCAGTCAAGAATTGACCATTCCGGCGCTCATGCCTGAAGGTGGTGCAAAGATGTTACCAGCAATAGCGGGCAGCCTGCAACACACCAAGTCTATTGGCTCTTTTCGATCGGCATCCAAATCCTCCTTGAAACAGAGCTTTTTTACATCAACTACCAAGATTTACGAGGTGCCTTCTGTCTTGCCGGAGGCTCCTGTTAAAAGTCCATCGTTAAAGTCTACGATTTCGGCCGAACGCTCCTGTCATGTAGCGTCGGCGTGTATATCAGACCCAATCCGGCCTCGTAGCATCAAGTCCAGCGAGGATCCGAAAAgaagtgacagtgaaagtaAAGGTAGCGGTGGTGGATTCCGGCGGCAACAGCGGCGCCCGAGCTTGATGGATGGTGTGACGGCCTTGGCCGAAAAGGGGCGACTCCATACACGCGAGCACAATGATCAACAATCTCAATCTCCTTCGCATTTGCAGTCCGACGTTACAGATCTCCTGACTCCCGATGGTGACAAAAACGGCACGGACAATGACCATTGTGAGCACGACGAATTGAAGCTGTCCGACAGAAAACCTCCTATTGTGTCGTTTAACACTGTCTCTATACGAGTGTACGATCGTATTCTCAGCGATAACCCGGCAGCTGCTAGCGGCCCGAGTCTTGGTATTGGGTGGGTCTTTGTACCTCAAGATGTCAAATCAGTTGACGACTTTGAGATTTTGCGTGAGCCTATGCGCGCTCCGGAGAGGTTGCTGCTGACTCGCCAAGAGCGTGAACAGGTCTTTTTTGACCTGGGGTATACCCAGAAGGACGTGGCTGTTAACGTACGCGAGCTCAACAAATTGCGATCACAGCGTCGAAGAACGATTGTGAACCTTGGTTCCACAAGAGTTGAAGAAACGGTGGAAGTCGCCAAGCGGAAACTCAAATCAATCTTGCGACTGAAACGTAGTAGTCCTCTGGAAACATCCGCTAAGAATTTGCTTTCATCTACTTCCACAAATTCGACTACATCGTCCTCgaaagacaaggaaaagCTCACAAGTGCCATCGAACAGAGTACGAGCAAGCCTTTGCAGCTAGCAATCAACCCAATTTAAGGTGCAAACGATGCCTTTACTTGAACGCTCGAGGATTCCTTTGTGACtggaattccgattgattCTCCTTTGTAAACCTTACCATCATCATATGTCTGTGTATCACCAAATATTTACCGTTAACTAAACTATGCATTATAGGCATTTCCCTTTTTTCCGCACTTCGCGCAATGGCGTATTACAAGCTAGAAAGCTCGAACGTATCGGACCGGAGAGAAGTCAAGTACAGCCAGCTTGAATATCAGCGCTGCCATAAAGACAAAAGTTGCCAAGACTAACGGGGCGGTGTACACAAAAAGTATGCGGATGGCTGTTGCAGGTGATAGAGCAATTGCCTCAGGCTTCGTTTCTGCTTCCACCTGAGACGCCTGAGGTGCGCGAGCGAATCGGGGAGAATCTAGATCTATGCGCAAATACCAAGGTTCTACAAAGTCCCGACTGCCAAATCTTACGTCTGTCGCTGGGGGTGCCTCTAATTGGAGTACTCGCCCAGATTGTCGAACTTGCACAAATCCACGGCTTTCGGGCAATATGATGTACATGATAACTAAAGCGACGAAGTGGATATAGTTTCTCATGGTGTGTGGTGAACAAACAAATAATATGTCTACGAGTTTGACGTATATGGAGAGGTTGTTGTGGGACGGGAGACGACTAGAAGCGATACTGCAGTCTACTTCACAATCAGCGAATGCGGAATCACCCAAATGCGAACCCAAGCTCGGAACCGAACGCGGCGAACAATGGGTTTACATTAATCGGTCGTCATAACCCTACAAGATGAGACCTAGTCGAACTGGGTAGGTTCAGACGTATATTCCCTTGAATTTTTATGTTCTGGCGCGTTTTGGTCTAATTGCCGCTCGTGGTGTTGACTCTTTCACCAAACGCTTCGAACCTGAATTTATTTCTTGATTGTGTGTATCCGAGGTTATTGTCAAGTCTTCCATTGTACCTCCGGCCAGCACCTTTGCGGCTACCCAAAGTACTCGAGCAACTCGAGCCGAAGTCCATTTTTCTCCCAAGGTCTGGGCAATTCGAGAACATTCACGATTGACTCGCAAGTACACGGCTAGAGAGTAGTCTCTTTTGGGCTCAAAAGCATCGATGACTTGGTCGTACATGTAGCAGAAAGCAGCAGGATTGGTTCGACAAAGCAATGCGCTAGCTGTGGCCGGACCGACTCCTTGGAGCTTGATAACTTCCTGCAAGGCTTCCTTTACCGATAATTCGTTCGTAGACAACGCATTGTGTGCTTTTGCTATACCAGATCGCGTCCACTTGTTGACATCTTGCTCGGAGTTGGAGGCGAGGTACTTTTTAAGAGCGTGACGCGGTTTTCCAACGGAGAATTTCCATTCAACCAGTTTCAGCAGCTGCGATTTGGTCAAATATGTTGCGCCCTGGCATATACTATCAGCACCTGTCTCCAATGCTTTCGTAACACTTCCTCCTGCATCTGCAAATTGCGATTCGACGCGTTCCCAGAGTGATATATCCGCGGCAGTGAGCTTCTGCTGCAAGCGCACGGCGGCTGCTACACCAGGTCTCTTTTTTGACATACAGCTTGTAAAGGGGAGAGCACGGAGAGACAATTAACTTCAAATAAATCTAGGCGAACCTTCgtttactcacagtcaataggAGTAACGGGCGAGACGGACCGGACGCGCatgtctcacagtcactgtaTTTCTGGCAACACAATTTCTCTCGGCTCCGACAGAAAAACTGGATTTCACAGCCAGTCAAGGTGTAATTCGCGAATCATGCGTCATCGAAGAATCGATTTTCAAAtccctaacagtaagtgtacTTTGACACAGCGCTTCGAAAGGATTCCTCGGAattccgacgaagacttcCCAACAGGAAGCTGCCTGCGACGCCTTCACCAATTGGCAACGGGACCGCAATCCCCCACCTCAGAACTCATTTCTCACAAATTTACCACCGACCACGTCTTTTCTCACCACGGAAGCCAAACACCGTTTGTACTCTCTACCAGCACAAACCGCTTTGATCGCAAATCTTGCTATGACAATGAAACGTCCTCTAATTCTGCTTCTCGGTATTTCCAGTACTACAGCGTACAGCACAAATATGTCGCCGTCGCTGGATGTTGTGAGCTTTGCTCAGACACTTCGAGTTGCAAGTACTTCCACAATCATGGAACAAAATCGATCACTCTTGGAGAGTCGGATGTCCAAGCCTTACAAAGTGTCTTACGATCTTGGGATCGGAAGGAACTTTCCGTTTGTAAGCAAGGGTCAACAAGGCGAAGCACAGAGGGAACGTAAAAGCCGTGATCAGAGCGTATTTCATCACGCAACAGTCGAATTTTGGAATGAGCACCAAGCCGTTCGAGACCTTCCTGACCCAAGCAGACGTACACCTTCTGTAAAAGCCGCACGAAAGGGGAGCAAGGTGAAACCGATTGTACCAAACCGATTGGCGATCGATGCGCTCGCAATTATGGAATACGACGAATATCTGGGAGAGACTAAGGCGTCCGGCTCCTCGTCCTTCTCAAGGGCGCAAAACCGGCCTCACCCAATCATGACCGTGGCTGGCTCCTTCTCTGTACGAAATCTCGATGTCAATACTCCTTGGGTCGAAATGTTAATCCAtgaacagcagcaaaaatTGAAGCTTCAAGCTAGCTGATAAATAAATCTAATCCTTTGAAGCCAATACTTTTCTGTTATGTTGAATTCGTGGCCTTGCTGTAAGTGTCCGCTGAAGCTGTGCGGTTAGCAACCTTAAAACGGCTCAATCCAAGTGCTTGGGAAAAGCCTCAGTGGCTCGACTAGGCAATGATTTTGGCAGCGAAGGTCAAGAATTCATGCAGACTAGCGTAAAAATACTTTTGAGCTGACCTCCTTGTAAGTATGAAGAGATTTTGCCAAAGTCTCCTGGATTTGTCTTTGGATACTTCCCGCATAAAAATGTTTTTTCCGATAGACAGTTCCTACGGTTTCCCCTCTCATTGTACATCGAACTGAATGGCCCTATCCAAAATTACTGTGCCCATTGACTTCGAGTGACTTTCAATTTCATGGGACATCTTAATAAATAGAGACGGTTTTCAATTGGACATTTCTCTGGATCTGATTGGATGCGATATATAGAGGTTGCTCCAATGCGAGATGTAAGGTTCTCTTCTTTCCGTAGACGCTGTCACCCCTATTTTTGGTTCAGCCCATTAATCAAATTTCTTTGTTGCAATAATGTGTCAAGCAGATGCTGCGAAACCGCTACTTATGTATTCTGTCTCTAGTCTCCAAGATGCTTTCGATATATACCGTACGCTCGGATTATAATTGGATGAAATTAATGAATTTAACATAGCAGCCCTTTTATATTGCCGTGCACCCAGGCACGTACACGACGATGAGCAATCTGCCGAGAAACGTGGACGATCCCATCTACATTCCTTACCTATGAACTCCGCCTCCATTCAAGTAAAAGCGTTCGAAAAAAACGAGCCGACGCAATCGATGTTAAGAAGCCAGTAATCAATATCGGCTCGGAAGGTGGTACACGTCTAGAAAAACTGCACAGTCGTGACCTACAGAGGTGCTAAGATACGCCTCtgctgtggttgttgttgctgctgcaagGCAGCGCACACATCGTTTCACTTGGGAGAGACTACACACATATGCACAGTGTAGCATGTTTCAGACTCACCAGGTAAACTCTCATAACGATGCGGACGgcagcaacaaaaccgtGCCACGAGTGCCATTAGGTCGCCCAGTCTTACGGCAATGGGAGCTCACGGCTGAATCTTCCAAGTACGAAAAGTCCATTGCCGCTCCTTCAGATCACGATCTTGTCCTCATGTGGACAATCTGGGGAACGCTTCTGTCGATACTGAGTCTCATCCTGCTCGTCATCTTTCTTGCTGTGTTGTCCTCCAAAAAGGCACGGCGTAATTCCTTCAATCTTTATTTATTGTTCATGATTGGACCAAACATGTACTATAGTTCCCAGTGTGCAATTACCTGCGCCTGGAACGCCATCTTGGGTCACTATCAGAGCTCCCCCATGTGTTTGTACCAGTCGTGGTATCTCATTTTCGGAAGTGGGGCCAATTCCTGGATGATTGCCGTAATTGCGTACGAACTGCACCGCCTATTGCGTTTCTCGCGTCGACGACAGCGTTACTTTCCACCGCGGCGAGCCCGGGTGGTCACCGTATCACTACTTGTGTATGCGTGGGTGGCCTTTCTAGCATTTTGGGGCGTTCTCTCCTTCCCGTGGCTACCGCACGATACCAACGCTCAGAACGGTGCTTTTTGTATTCCCATCGAAACGAACCGCCGCGGGTCCCAAATCACTGGCTGGCTACTCTTTTTACCGCTGCTTATCATGATCCCTTTTGCGTACACGCTCGTCGTTATTGCCGATGTTGTATGGAACAAGTTGTTGCCGCAGAGGGGGGCGGCCCGTGTTCTGGCCGTTTACTTTTTTCGTCTCGCCGGTTTGTACGCGCTTACCTGGGCGCCCACCTTTGTTGTATTATATGCAGTGCGCGATCAGGGACCCTGGGTGACCTGGGGTTGGGGGACCATTTCGCATTTACACGGACTTTTGGCTGCCTTGGTGGCCCTTTGGAAACCCGACATTGCGCAAGCCTTTCGAAGCTTCGTTAGTTGTCGAGCGGATCACGGTTGCCGTGGTTGTGTCTGTGCCACCGTGAACTCTTCGACCATGGAGTCTTCCGACGACCAATTGGAGCCTACTAGTACACATCATGGtcaagatgatgaagacggTACGACGTGCAATCTAAGTTCCATGGGCGATTCTGCTACTTTCTCGATGAAAGCGagttcctcgtcgtcgttccgaCGCTTGTCGCCATTGCCTAGCGTCCTAGCGATTATAGAAGAAGCCGACGGATTGGAACCTTGATGTTCACATTCACCTTTATCGACAGTGGAGCAGGCCGACCTCTCAAAGAGAACAAAGAAGAGTGCTTCACTCCCGTTTAATGAGGGTAATGGTGGCTTGACAACAAACTTATGACGAGCGTTGCATTATCCTCACTGTGGCATGCCTTTCTGAAGCAAACTGCTATCGATGCTGATAACGAGAACAACATTGCCGATTGTGATAAATGTCCATACATCAAAGTGTCCAAGGATGATTGAACCACAATCGATGAAATTTGTGCACAGCAAATGTGCCGGCTCCAGTGAATTTCAAGAAGTTTGAGGCGTAGCAGTGTCAAAATGCTTATCTGGTGGTCAAGTGACATACAAGCGAATTTCTTTGTAAGAAAGAGGATGACTTTTAAATTATCGCTTACCATGGCTTGACGTGGAGAAGCGAACAAGCGAAAGCCGTCAATAGGAAAAATGCGCTCCTTTGCGGACGTCACAGCCTTCAGCGAGGAGATAATTGTGGAATGACGCCATCCGAGAGACAGACTGCGCGAAAAAAATGGATCTTGCTCTGCCGGTCCAGACAAATGACTAGCCGTCTTGGTGGTGAAAAATGTCGTAGCTTGTGATTTACTCTTGACGAAAGCGAGCATGTGAAGTCCTGCTATTCCTCCTTTGAGAATCCTGGCCTCACCAGAAAAGCTTGTCATGGCAAGGTTATGGATTTTATGTATGCCATGATCCGTCGTGTGATTGCGTCCCTTGCTCGGGATGAACCTGTGACACAAAAACCACTTCTCGGAGTGCCACTGTGGTAAAAAGAGAGTCCCACCCAGAAACGCCCAATCTTGTACAAAACTGATACAACACCAAGCCGATGTCGTTTGCCAGCATCTGCGTCTTGAATAGCTCTTAAATATCTTTGATTTTGCTCCACTGTTTTTCAGGAAGTTGCCAGCAAGATGAGAAGAAGCCATGACGAGCGCGCTTACAGAACCCTCATATTGGCCTGAGGATCAGCTACGTGAAAAATTACAAGTCCGATGTCCCATTTTTCGGGGTGGGTCGACAGCAGGCCGCTGTCGCCCGCACAGGAGGCGTCTAGACACAAATGCGACGAAGTGTTTTTCTTCAGAACATTTGGAGCAGAAGGGAAGAACCGATCACTGGAGACATTGTATAAGGATGTACGCAAAATGGAAAGGCAAACGAGGGCGCCGATTAGCCCAATCGAAGTCTTCCATCGTGGGGTGCTCCTTTTCCGTTCATCCTGCTGGACTTCAGCACCATTGACTTCGTGCTTTGTCGTCGCCAACATTCTTGGATTGATTCAATCAACCGGTAGTAAGTAGGTTCGCGGCGTCATAGCATTGCATCTCCTCTCCCTCAGGCCAGATACGCCTTCCAGTTGTTGATTTGCTATCCATGCGTCTCTACTGCCGGCGCGCGCATTTGTCGATATGACACAGTGTTGCTCTCTTGTCGTGGGTGTCTGGCGTTTCTACTGAAGACTGCGGACGTTCCTCACGGGACCCACTACCTTGGAGGACAGCTTTCGACCATTCCAGGTTGAAACAATGTGCACGGAGCTGCCGAGAAGTGAACTTCATGTTCCAACATGGAATTGTCGTGGTTACGCGTGCCAATCTCAGTTGCTTATTTATTAACCAATAAAGGGAACGCGACCATATATGCTGTAGTATGTGACAATTTTcgatcacagtcactgtTCGTTCCGACTCGAGCGCCGGAAaaacatttacattaactgCAAATCAATGAAATTTGTTACACTACATTAGTAAGACTGACTATGAGTCCACTACCAAATCATGAAAGCATCCTAGCGGTGACAGACAGAGCAACATTTCCCAATAGAGGATTTTCAATCTCGGAGAGCGAAAATGCACGTGCTTTAACATGCAAAGAGGAATTCGgttggaggaagaaatttATTTGGAATTGGACTAGGACGAAAGGCGTGAGACTAGGAAGATACCtgcgtcacagtcaataatcTTGGATCTCATAtaccttactgttagttatTCGCTTCTCCGTATTGTCTCGGTGGGCTTTTTTGTTCGAATGAAAAATAGCGGAGGCTGTGTATGCGAAGAGAAATTCCCACGTAAGTatctttgttctttggaACACCGCACTTAATGATATAGTTAGACTATCCTTGCCAAATCATAAatttgctgactgtgactgttAAACGCATTCCaaggttgactgtgaatgaagTATGGACAAATCTTACATCAAGCAGAAGTGCAAATATTGATGCCACTTGTGGCAATTTCTGTTTCGACTAGCAGAAGCTAGCTAGAGGGATAATTCTAGCTCGTTTATTGAACCCTACTCGCGCGGGGAAATGGTAGCGCGGGCCCGAATCCGGAGTTGGCTGTGAAACAGCGTCGCCTGTTGCCTGCCTAATCGACATGCAAAAACTGGACGACCTTCTCCTTTTGTTGAACGCTTCCCGTTTCCTCCTctttgctgcatttgctttGCTAAAGATATACTCTTCTGCTTGCAAGATATCTTTGTTGTATACGTTGCGGACGTTGTTGAAGCGCGGTGGGTGCAATCAACCGTAGCGAACGAGCCGAAATTCCCTCGGCGTCATTCTCAACGACGGGTCGAGCGCCATTGCTAGATCCGCAATCGCTCTTTATCCGTTTCCACGCTGAGGTGTTTCGTTTCATTCGCGTCGGAATTTTCAATGCCGTCCTTGATTTTGGCAACACCATCCGCTCGTTGTTTCTCGAGCACTCGCTCCGCAATGCGCAGCCTCGACGGTCGCTACGGTAGACGTATCTTTGGGAGTCTTTGGCCACATCAACCCCAAGCGTACGCTTCCGTTACTACGGAGACGATCAACTCGAAGAAGAGGGAAGATTTTACAGCCAGAACCCGTTGGGCGGTACAAATCTTCTCACGAGACCAGCGATTGGCCCATCTTGGAAGCTCGTCCTTGCCGCGATTGTTCACCGTGCGAAACTTCACCACAACGTCCTCCTCCACGCCGAAGCCGCCCCCGCAAAACAGCGACGACAATCAAACGGACAACCCGACAAACGAGCCCGACACCACGTGGGATCTTACCACCAAGAGTCTTGGCCAAGTCATTTTTTTGAATTCCTCACACTCTGGAACTATCTTGCTGGCGAGTCTGGCCTTGGGCGATCCATacttggcttttttggcAGGAGTCGGCACCGTCACAGCCAACGCCACGGCCCGGAATGTCTTGCAACTCGACGCACAAGTCTACGGTAACGGCTTGTGGGCCTACAACGGTGCCTTGGTCGGATGTGCCACGGCCGTCTTTGTCGCGCCCCTCGCCGACAGCGCCAACACAGTGGCAATGTTGAGTCCCGTACTGACGGGCCTCGCGATTACCACCACCGGAGCGGCGGTGTCAACGGCTGTCACGGCTAGCCTGTCCCGCACCATCACGTCCATGCCCCAGTGGACTTGGGCCTTTAACGTTGTGGCTTTAAGTATTTTGTTGCGCACGCAGCCCTTGCGTCCAACATTCGACCCCAACAGCGTTGGCGCGACGGAAATGGTCGCCCCCTCGACAACGTCTCTGCTCGAGCTCGCCACGGGGCCACTGAAGGGTGTGTCGcaaatttttgtcgtcgaATCGGCATGGACAGGAATCGGAATACTCGCTGCCATTCACGCCTACTCCCCACTCCTGGCGGGACACGCTCTTCTCGGCAGTACCGTGGGCATGCTCACGGGAACAGTCTGTTGCAGTGACGCAGCAACGGCGGAACTCGCCGCCGGCTTGTTTGGTTTCAACGCCGCCCTAACGAGTCTGGGAGTTGGAGTCTTTTTTCGTAACAACACGGCGGCTTGGGTCTTGTCCGGTACGGGAGCGGTCGCCACCACGGTTCTGTTTGGGGCCCTACAAAATGTGCTCGGTGCCTTGCACAGCCCCTGTCTGACCTTGCCCTTTTGCATCACCATGTCGGCGTGCTATCAATTGGGTGGGAGAGTGGGCGGGCCGGAAGGTGTCGTTCCGAGCCTTGAACTAGCGACGAATCCGCATTCGCCGGAACAAAACCAGTAAACCTGATTTTGGGGTTATAATTGTAAAAATTGCCAATGTAATTATATGCGTGTGGCGGGAAGTTGGCCACCAACGAGTCTCTCGCAAGTCTGTGTAGCGCCCTGCAGGATATGGCGTCCTCCTTTTGTTCAGGGTCTCATCGAGCCGCAAAACACCTCTGTCGACTTCATGACAGCAAAACCAGGTTTTTCAAAAGGTCAACCGACCTTCTACATTATAGGAAACCGGTGAATGATCCCGGTGTATTGATTCGTACGGGAGAACAACCACAAGCGAGGATTATCAAGTTGCTACGAGTTCCGTGGCATATATCACCAATGTTTGCTCTCGAACGCCTTCCACCAATCTTAACCTGCACGCTAGCATCAGGATACAGAGAAACGAAAACGAACCAATATAAACAACACGTTCTTTTGTTGTAGAGAACACTCCCCAGAGACAGTATGTGAATTCCGACTCGAATTTACAAAAGGTCAGGCCCATGAGCTTGAAGTTGTGTCTAGGGGGGATGAAGCATCCTGGGCGCGATATGTCTTACTTCGTTCAACACGGACTCTATATTATTCTTATTACCAGTACCTTCATCCCAATGTAGCCTTCTCCTTTTCATCCGGGATGGTATCGGCTAGAGAGCCTTTCTCGATGGGCGCTCTTTCGTTGTCCGACACTGCTACTTGGCCATCTTTTTTCTCGGCCGGCTTGGTTGCATCGCTTCCATCAGAAAGAGAAGTACTGGCGCTGCTGACGAAGGATTTGGCGTGCGCCGAGGCCATGTAGTTCTCGAGCGTGACGGCGAGCTTGGCCGCTTCGGTCGCGAGTCCAACTTTGACGAGGAGGACGCGGGTGGCTTTGGTGGCGGGATCGAGGGTGGTAATTTGCACGTGCTTGTCGGAGGGCCTCGCCACGACGCTTTCCCGCCAGACCGGTACGTTCCAGAGCAAAATGGTGACGGGTCCGCTGGGATCGACCTGACGACGCTGGACGAGGCGCACGTGCTGAGTGACTGGATTTTGTAAAACACGCAAGGGACCTACACCAACTTCTTGCCAAGAAGAGGAGACAGTGGTGGTTGCTGCCGCCGTTGTACCGTCGGGATGAGCGTGATTTACGTGGGAATCCGAGTCTGGAGAAGATGTAGTCGTGGTGGAGTCGGCGACGGGCGGAACTAACGCATTGTGACTCGGCGGGACCGAGGGCGGT
This genomic interval carries:
- a CDS encoding predicted protein, giving the protein MRSLDGRYGRRIFGSLWPHQPQAYASVTTETINSKKREDFTARTRWAVQIFSRDQRLAHLGSSSLPRLFTVRNFTTTSSSTPKPPPQNSDDNQTDNPTNEPDTTWDLTTKSLGQVIFLNSSHSGTILLASLALGDPYLAFLAGVGTVTANATARNVLQLDAQVYGNGLWAYNGALVGCATAVFVAPLADSANTVAMLSPVLTGLAITTTGAAVSTAVTASLSRTITSMPQWTWAFNVVALSILLRTQPLRPTFDPNSVGATEMVAPSTTSLLELATGPLKGVSQIFVVESAWTGIGILAAIHAYSPLLAGHALLGSTVGMLTGTVCCSDAATAELAAGLFGFNAALTSLGVGVFFRNNTAAWVLSGTGAVATTVLFGALQNVLGALHSPCLTLPFCITMSACYQLGGRVGGPEGVVPSLELATNPHSPEQNQ
- a CDS encoding predicted protein yields the protein MRHRRIDFQIPNRFLGIPTKTSQQEAACDAFTNWQRDRNPPPQNSFLTNLPPTTSFLTTEAKHRLYSLPAQTALIANLAMTMKRPLILLLGISSTTAYSTNMSPSLDVVSFAQTLRVASTSTIMEQNRSLLESRMSKPYKVSYDLGIGRNFPFVSKGQQGEAQRERKSRDQSVFHHATVEFWNEHQAVRDLPDPSRRTPSVKAARKGSKVKPIVPNRLAIDALAIMEYDEYLGETKASGSSSFSRAQNRPHPIMTVAGSFSVRNLDVNTPWVEMLIHEQQQKLKLQAS
- a CDS encoding predicted protein, with the protein product MFQTHQVNSHNDADGSNKTVPRVPLGRPVLRQWELTAESSKYEKSIAAPSDHDLVLMWTIWGTLLSILSLILLVIFLAVLSSKKARRNSFNLYLLFMIGPNMYYSSQCAITCAWNAILGHYQSSPMCLYQSWYLIFGSGANSWMIAVIAYELHRLLRFSRRRQRYFPPRRARVVTVSLLVYAWVAFLAFWGVLSFPWLPHDTNAQNGAFCIPIETNRRGSQITGWLLFLPLLIMIPFAYTLVVIADVVWNKLLPQRGAARVLAVYFFRLAGLYALTWAPTFVVLYAVRDQGPWVTWGWGTISHLHGLLAALVALWKPDIAQAFRSFVSCRADHGCRGCVCATVNSSTMESSDDQLEPTSTHHGQDDEDGTTCNLSSMGDSATFSMKASSSSSFRRLSPLPSVLAIIEEADGLEP
- a CDS encoding predicted protein, with translation MSKKRPGVAAAVRLQQKLTAADISLWERVESQFADAGGSVTKALETGADSICQGATYLTKSQLLKLVEWKFSVGKPRHALKKYLASNSEQDVNKWTRSGIAKAHNALSTNELSVKEALQEVIKLQGVGPATASALLCRTNPAAFCYMYDQVIDAFEPKRDYSLAVYLRVNRECSRIAQTLGEKWTSARVARVLWVAAKVLAGGTMEDLTITSDTHNQEINSGSKRLVKESTPRAAIRPKRART